A stretch of Astyanax mexicanus isolate ESR-SI-001 chromosome 21, AstMex3_surface, whole genome shotgun sequence DNA encodes these proteins:
- the LOC111193487 gene encoding fibrous sheath-interacting protein 2-like isoform X1 encodes MMSSQLYILILLESSRETEGDLKREDMFDLDKMDFSALMAKPKGTKVFVPDKCKVQFFRGKLGQSLSPDKQDCDFGDPKMSKKLGEYNCLHDKYLKKFFRHPMKKKQLVKLGIISQDGKVRCSVKEFNEYVEHLKSTPLKQDTSEFKQPSLQMTCQFKGSSRPEKKIKKETEELRLIDLEEEGHVSVEDLKQTPRKEKVEDTSEFKQPSVQMTCQSKGSSRPEKKERRMKQKLTNPDVKDERTLLAHSYTLERDDDDQVFDFKTEKESEELRLIDLEEEEQEEEEESFQTEVADVLVEDIDQTPREETVEMTTSKPILSPETEKKLKKKKSSSLTWVNVQESSSTQENMEEASKEGDSRGSIWSIFKKVWKAVKRPKSAPPAI; translated from the exons ATGATGTCATCACAGCTATATATACTCATTCTTCTGGAGAGCAGCAGAGAAACGGAGGGAGATTTGAAGAGAGAGGAC ATGTTTGACCTGGATAAAATGGACTTTTCTGCTCTAATGGCGAAACCAAAAGGAACAAAGGTGTTTGTGCCTGATAAATGTAAGGTGCAGTTCTTCCGGGGCAAACTGGGACAGAGT ctttCTCCTGATAAACAGGATTGTGACTTCGGAGACCCTAAAATGTCCAAGAAACTCGGGGAATACAACTGCCTGCACGATAAATACCTGAAGAAGTTCTTCAGAcatccaatgaaaaagaagcagcTCGTAAAACTTGGCATAATTTCTCAGgatggaaaa gTCCGGTGCTCCGTAAAGGAATTTAACGAATACGTTGAGCACCTGAAGAGCACCCCACTGAAACAG GATACATCAGAATTCAAGCAGCCCAGCTTACAAATGACCTGCCAGTTCAAGGGCTCCAGCCGCCCGGAGAAGAAG ATAAAGAAAGAGACTGAGGAGCTGAGGCTGATAGACCTGGAGGAGGAGGGTCATGTTTCAGTTGAGGACCTAAAACAAACTCCTAGAAAAGAAAAGGTGGAG GATACATCAGAATTCAAGCAGCCCAGCGTACAAATGACCTGCCAGAGCAAGGGCTCCAGCCGTCCGGAGAAGAAGGAGCGGCGCATGAAACAAAAACTAACCAATCCGGATGTTAAGGATGAACGCACATTACTCGCACATTCCTACACATTAGAGCGTGATGATGATGATCAGGTTTTTGATTTCAAGACTGAGAAAGAGTCTGAGGAGCTGCGGCTGATAGACCtcgaggaggaggagcaggaggaggaggaggagagcttCCAAACCGAGGTGGCTGATGTTTTAGTGGAGGACATAGACCAAACTCCTAGAGAAGAAACGGTGGAG ATGACAACATCAAAGCCAATCCTCTCACCTGAAACTGAGAAGAagctgaagaaaaagaaatcttcCAGTTTGACTTGGGTAAATGTCCAAGAGTCATCCAGCACCCAGGAGAATATGGAGGAAGCTTCTAAAGAGGGTGACAGCCGTG GCTCAATCTGGTCCATCTTTAAGAAAGTCTGGAAGGCAGTAAAGCGCCCCAAATCAGCTCCTCCTGCCATctaa
- the LOC111193487 gene encoding uncharacterized protein LOC111193487 isoform X3, whose product MMSSQLYILILLESSRETEGDLKREDMFDLDKMDFSALMAKPKGTKVFVPDKCKVQFFRGKLGQSLSPDKQDCDFGDPKMSKKLGEYNCLHDKYLKKFFRHPMKKKQLVKLGIISQDGKVRCSVKEFNEYVEHLKSTPLKQDTSEFKQPSVQMTCQSKGSSRPEKKERRMKQKLTNPDVKDERTLLAHSYTLERDDDDQVFDFKTEKESEELRLIDLEEEEQEEEEESFQTEVADVLVEDIDQTPREETVEMTTSKPILSPETEKKLKKKKSSSLTWVNVQESSSTQENMEEASKEGDSRGSIWSIFKKVWKAVKRPKSAPPAI is encoded by the exons ATGATGTCATCACAGCTATATATACTCATTCTTCTGGAGAGCAGCAGAGAAACGGAGGGAGATTTGAAGAGAGAGGAC ATGTTTGACCTGGATAAAATGGACTTTTCTGCTCTAATGGCGAAACCAAAAGGAACAAAGGTGTTTGTGCCTGATAAATGTAAGGTGCAGTTCTTCCGGGGCAAACTGGGACAGAGT ctttCTCCTGATAAACAGGATTGTGACTTCGGAGACCCTAAAATGTCCAAGAAACTCGGGGAATACAACTGCCTGCACGATAAATACCTGAAGAAGTTCTTCAGAcatccaatgaaaaagaagcagcTCGTAAAACTTGGCATAATTTCTCAGgatggaaaa gTCCGGTGCTCCGTAAAGGAATTTAACGAATACGTTGAGCACCTGAAGAGCACCCCACTGAAACAG GATACATCAGAATTCAAGCAGCCCAGCGTACAAATGACCTGCCAGAGCAAGGGCTCCAGCCGTCCGGAGAAGAAGGAGCGGCGCATGAAACAAAAACTAACCAATCCGGATGTTAAGGATGAACGCACATTACTCGCACATTCCTACACATTAGAGCGTGATGATGATGATCAGGTTTTTGATTTCAAGACTGAGAAAGAGTCTGAGGAGCTGCGGCTGATAGACCtcgaggaggaggagcaggaggaggaggaggagagcttCCAAACCGAGGTGGCTGATGTTTTAGTGGAGGACATAGACCAAACTCCTAGAGAAGAAACGGTGGAG ATGACAACATCAAAGCCAATCCTCTCACCTGAAACTGAGAAGAagctgaagaaaaagaaatcttcCAGTTTGACTTGGGTAAATGTCCAAGAGTCATCCAGCACCCAGGAGAATATGGAGGAAGCTTCTAAAGAGGGTGACAGCCGTG GCTCAATCTGGTCCATCTTTAAGAAAGTCTGGAAGGCAGTAAAGCGCCCCAAATCAGCTCCTCCTGCCATctaa
- the LOC111193487 gene encoding glutamic acid-rich protein-like isoform X2 — protein MMSSQLYILILLESSRETEGDLKREDMFDLDKMDFSALMAKPKGTKVFVPDKCKVQFFRGKLGQSDCDFGDPKMSKKLGEYNCLHDKYLKKFFRHPMKKKQLVKLGIISQDGKVRCSVKEFNEYVEHLKSTPLKQDTSEFKQPSLQMTCQFKGSSRPEKKIKKETEELRLIDLEEEGHVSVEDLKQTPRKEKVEDTSEFKQPSVQMTCQSKGSSRPEKKERRMKQKLTNPDVKDERTLLAHSYTLERDDDDQVFDFKTEKESEELRLIDLEEEEQEEEEESFQTEVADVLVEDIDQTPREETVEMTTSKPILSPETEKKLKKKKSSSLTWVNVQESSSTQENMEEASKEGDSRGSIWSIFKKVWKAVKRPKSAPPAI, from the exons ATGATGTCATCACAGCTATATATACTCATTCTTCTGGAGAGCAGCAGAGAAACGGAGGGAGATTTGAAGAGAGAGGAC ATGTTTGACCTGGATAAAATGGACTTTTCTGCTCTAATGGCGAAACCAAAAGGAACAAAGGTGTTTGTGCCTGATAAATGTAAGGTGCAGTTCTTCCGGGGCAAACTGGGACAGAGT GATTGTGACTTCGGAGACCCTAAAATGTCCAAGAAACTCGGGGAATACAACTGCCTGCACGATAAATACCTGAAGAAGTTCTTCAGAcatccaatgaaaaagaagcagcTCGTAAAACTTGGCATAATTTCTCAGgatggaaaa gTCCGGTGCTCCGTAAAGGAATTTAACGAATACGTTGAGCACCTGAAGAGCACCCCACTGAAACAG GATACATCAGAATTCAAGCAGCCCAGCTTACAAATGACCTGCCAGTTCAAGGGCTCCAGCCGCCCGGAGAAGAAG ATAAAGAAAGAGACTGAGGAGCTGAGGCTGATAGACCTGGAGGAGGAGGGTCATGTTTCAGTTGAGGACCTAAAACAAACTCCTAGAAAAGAAAAGGTGGAG GATACATCAGAATTCAAGCAGCCCAGCGTACAAATGACCTGCCAGAGCAAGGGCTCCAGCCGTCCGGAGAAGAAGGAGCGGCGCATGAAACAAAAACTAACCAATCCGGATGTTAAGGATGAACGCACATTACTCGCACATTCCTACACATTAGAGCGTGATGATGATGATCAGGTTTTTGATTTCAAGACTGAGAAAGAGTCTGAGGAGCTGCGGCTGATAGACCtcgaggaggaggagcaggaggaggaggaggagagcttCCAAACCGAGGTGGCTGATGTTTTAGTGGAGGACATAGACCAAACTCCTAGAGAAGAAACGGTGGAG ATGACAACATCAAAGCCAATCCTCTCACCTGAAACTGAGAAGAagctgaagaaaaagaaatcttcCAGTTTGACTTGGGTAAATGTCCAAGAGTCATCCAGCACCCAGGAGAATATGGAGGAAGCTTCTAAAGAGGGTGACAGCCGTG GCTCAATCTGGTCCATCTTTAAGAAAGTCTGGAAGGCAGTAAAGCGCCCCAAATCAGCTCCTCCTGCCATctaa